One Cellulomonas sp. WB94 genomic window, GCACCTCACGACCGCAGCCGCGCTCGCCGTGACGATCGTCGGCATCCCGCTCGCCATCGCGAACCTCAAGCTCATCCCGATCTCGTTGATGCCGCTCGGCAAGGAGATCGTGCCGACGGACCGCGCGTTCGCGGCGTACGGCCGCTGACGGAGCGCGAGCCGGCGGCGGGCGAGCTCAGCCGCGGGCGATGTCCGCGACGGTCGCGCCGGTCAGGCGCACGAGGTCGTCGGGCGGCAGCTCGACGTCGAGGCCGCGCCGACCGCCCGAGACGAACACCGTGTCGAACAGCCACACCGTCTCGTCCACCACCGTCGGATGTGCGGTCTTCTGCCCGAGCGGGGAGATCCCCCCGACGACGTACCCGGTGGCCCGCTCCGCGGCGCTCTTGTCGGCCATCGCGGCCTTCTTGCCGCCGACGGCCTGGGCGAGCGCCTTGAGGTCGAGCATGCCCGTCACGGGCACGACCGCGACCGTGAGCGCGCCGTCGACCGTGGTCATGAGGGTCTTGTAGACCTGCTCGGGCGGGATGCCGAGCACCTGAGCCGCCTCGAGGCCGTAGCCCACCGGGGTCGAGGGGTCGTGCTCGTAGACGTGCGCGGTGTGGGGCACGCCCGCAGCGGCGAGCGCGACGAGGGCGGGGGTGCCCGAAGGGGTGTGGTGCGGCTTGCTCACCGGAGCAGGCTACGGCGCCGCGGTGCCGCCCCGTGCGTCAGAACGCCAGGCCGACGAGGTTGCCGACGCCATAGGTGATGGCCATGGCGAGCCCGCCGCCGACGACGTTGCGCGCCATCGCGCGGGCGACGGGCGCGCCACCGAGCCGCGCGCTGACGTACCCGGTGAGCGTGAGCGCGACGACGACGGCGACGAACGTCGCGACGACCCGTGCGGCCGCTGGGGTCGCGAGCACCGCGACGAGCGGGATGATCCCGCCGACGAAGAACGCCGCGAGCGACGCCCCGGCCGCGTGCCAGGCGTTGGTGAGGTGGTGCTCGCCCGAGCCGCCGCCCTCCTTGGCGCGCTGGACCAGGACCCGCTCGGCGTCGCGCTGGCTGCTGACTGACACGTACTCGCCCGAGGCCATCGACAGGGCGCCGGCGACGAGCCCCGCGACCCCCGAGATCGCGATGGCCGACAGCGACGACGAGGCAGCCGCCACACCGACGACCAGCGCGGCGATGGAGACGATGCCGTCGTTGGCGCCCAGCACGGCGGCGCGCAGCCAGTTGAGGCGTGTGGCGCTCGCGCCGTCGATCACCATGCGCGTGGGACCAAGGTCCGGGATCGTCTGAGTGGTCACGGGGTAAAGGTAGAGGCCGCCCGCGGATCTGTCATCGCAGGTTTGGCTGCCCTGACCTGCGCAAACGCAGGATTGGCTTACCTTGCCGAGCCGCCTGGGAGCGCGTCGGTCGACGTCGGGACGTGGGCTCAGAGCGCCCCGACGGCGGCGATCCGCAGCACGACCTCGCCGGCCGCGTCCGAGGCCGCGAGGTCGACGACGGCGTCGATACGCCAGTCGTGGTCGCGTGCCGGGTCGTCCAGCAGCTGGCGGACCTCCCACGTCGCGGCCCGTTCGGTGACCTGGAACAGGCCCGGCCCGCGCGCTGGCGAGCCGGTGAGGATCTCGTCGTGGTCGTCGTAGTACGGGTCGAGGGCGTCCGCCCAGCGGTCCGTGTCCCAGGCCGCGCCCTCGGTGTCGAGGTCGCCCAGGGCGCCGAGGGCCGCGTAGCGCTCGCGGGCCGCCAGCTCGACGCGACGGAAGAGCGCGCCGCGCACGAGCGCCCGGAACGCGCGCGGGTTGGTGGTGATGGGCGGCGGGGTGTCGTCGTCGATCCCGCCGGGAGCGTCCGCGCCGGTCTCGTCGAGCGGGTTGCGCAGCCGCTCCCACTCGTCGAGCAGGCTCGAGTCGGTGCGCCGGACGAGCTCGCCGAGCCACTCGATCAGCTCGCTCAGCTCCTCGGTGCGCGCCTCCTCGGGGACCGTCTGGCGCAGCGCCCGGTACGCGTCCGCGAGATAGCGCAGCAGCACGCCCTCGGTCCGGTCGAGCGAGTAGACCTGCACGTACTCGGCGAAGGTCATCGCCTTCTCGTGCATCTCGCGGACGATCGACTTAGGGGAGAGCTCCTGGTCGGCGACCCACGGGTTGGTGCGGCGATAGGTGAAGAACGCCGCGCCGAGCAGCTCGGCGAGCGGCCGCGGGTACGTCACGCCCTCGAGCAGCGCCATGCGCTCGTCGTACTCGAGGCCATCGGCCTTCATCGCCGCGACCGCCTCACCGCGGGCCTTGTTCTCCTGCGCGGACAGCACCTGGCGCGGGTCGTCGAGCGTCGCCTCGATGACCGAGACGACGTCGTGCGCGTAGGCGGGGTCCTCGGGGTTGAGCAGGTCGAGCGCCGCGAACGCGAACGGCGACAGGGGCTGGTTGAGCGCGAAGTTCGCCGGGACGTCGACCGTGAGATGGACCGTGCGGCGCACATGCCCGGTCCCGTCGTCGGGCAGAGCGACGCGTTCGACGACGCCCGCCGTGCGCAGCGAGCGGTAGACGGCCACCGCCTGGCGGACGTGCAGGCCGCGCGCCCCCTCGGGCTCATGGTTGTCGGTGAGCAGGCGCGTCATGGCCGCCACGGGGTCGCCCGGGCGCACGAGCACGTTGAGGACCATCGCGTGGGTCACGCTGAAGCTCGACGTCAGCGGTTCCGGGGGTGCGTCACGCAGCCGCTCGAAGGTCTTGTCGGTCCAGTTGACCGCGCCCTCCGGGGCCTTCTTGCGGACGATCTTCTTGATCTTCTTCGGGTCGTCGCCCGCGCGGGCGAGCAGCTTGCGGTTCTCGATGACGTGCTCGGGGGCGAGCACGATGACCTCGCCGACGGTGTCGAAGCCGGCCCGGCCCGCCCGCCCGGCGATCTGGTGGAACTCGCGCGCCGAGAGGTGCCGCATGCGCACGCCGTCGTACTTCACGAGGGACGTGAGGACGACCGTGCGGATCGGGACGTTGATGCCGACGCCGAGCGTGTCGGTGCCGCACACGACCTGCAGCAGGCCCTTCTGGGTCAGGCGCTCGACGACGCGCCGGTACTTGGGCAGCATCCCGGCGTGGTGGACGCCGATCCCGTGGCGCAGCAGCCGCGACAGCGTCTTGCCGAACCCTGGGCCGAACCGGAACGCGCCGAGCTCGTCGGAGATCTGGTCGCGCTGCTCGCGGCTCGCGAGGGTCATCGACATGAGCGCCTGAGCCCGCTCGACGGCCTCGCGCTGGGTGAAGTGCACGACGTACACGGGCGAGCGCCGGGTCCGGACGAGCTCCTCGAGCAGCTCGTGGAGGGGCTCGACCGCGTAGGAGAACGTCAGGGGGACCGGCCGTTCGGCGTCCGCGATGACCGCCACCGGCACGCCGGTGCGGCGCACGATGTCCTCGGCGAAGAAGCCGACGTCGCCGAGCGTCGCGGACATCAGGATGAACTGCGCGTGCGTCAGCTCGAGCAGCGGGACCTGCCACGCCCAGCCCCGCTGCGGGTCGGCGTAGAAGTGGAACTCGTCCATGACGACCTGGCCGACGTCCGCGTCGTCGCCGTGCCGCAGCGTGATGTTCGCGAGGATCTCCGCCGTGCAGCAGATGATGGGCGCGCCGGGGTTGACCGCCGAGTCGCCCGTCATCATGCCGACGTTCTGCGATCCGAAGGCCGCGACGAGCGAGAAGAACTTCTCGCTCACGAGGGCCTTGAGCGGCGCGGTGTAGTACGTGCGCCGACCCTGCGCGAGCGCGATGAAGTGCGCCGCGATCGCGACGAGCGACTTCCCGGACCCCGTGGGGGTCGACAGGATGACGTGCGAGCCCGTGACGAGCTCGAGCAGCGACTCCGCCTGGTGCGGGTACAGCGCGAGGCCCTGGTCGGTCGCCCAGCCCACGAACGCGTCGTAGAGCGCGTCGGGGTCGGAGGGGTCGGCGGGGATCCGCTCGGCGAGGTTCAACGGGCGTTGGGGAGCGGGCACCCGTCCATTCTCCCAGCCTCACGCGCCGCAGGGGCGCGGCGGGACGCCGCGAGCGCTACCGTCCCGTCATGGGGAAGAAGAAGTCGGGCGCGCGCCAGGGTCCACAGCTCTCCGACAAGGTCTACGAGGCCGAGCTGTTCCGGCTGCAGTCGGAGCTCGTCAAGGTCCAGCTGTGGGCCCGGGCGACGGGCGCACGGATCGTCGTGATCTTCGAGGGCCGGGACGCCGCCGGCAAGGGCGGCACGATCAAGAGGATCACCCAGTACCTGAGCCCTCGCGTCGCGCGCATCGCTGCGCTGCCGACCCCGACCGAGCGCGAACGCGGCGAGTGGTACTACCAGCGCTACATCGCGCACCTGCCGGCCGCGGGGGAGATGGTCCTGTTCGACCGGTCCTGGTACAACCGCGCCGGGGTCGAGCGCGTCATGGGCTTCTGCACCCCGCAGGAGTACACGCGGTTCATGCGCCAGACGCCGATCTTCGAGCAGATGCTCATCGACGACGGGATCCTGCTGCGCAAGTACTGGTTCTCCGTCTCGGACGCCGAGCAGCTGCGGCGCTTCCGCTCCCGCCTGCACGACCCGGCGCGGCAGTGGAAGCTCAGCCCGATGGACCTCGAGTCGATCAACCGCTGGGAGGACTACTCGCGCGCGAAGGACGAGATGCTGGTGCACACCGACGTGCCGGCGAGCCCGTGGTTCATCGTGGAGTCCGACGTCAAGAAGAACGCGCGGCTCAACATGATGGCGCACCTGCTCTCGACGATCCCGTACACCGACGTGCCTCACGAGAAGGTCGTCCTGCCCGACCGTCCGCCCCCCTCGAGCGGCTACGTGCGCCCCCCGCGCGAGCTCACGACGACGGTGCCCGACCATGTCGCGATGCTGCTGGGCGACCCGGAGAGGAACATCTGAGGCGGTTCGGGGGCGGTGCTGCAGGACCGCGGTGGCGCCAGCACGCCGAGCGGTGACGTCAGGTGGTCCGGACGGCCACGACGACGGCGTCGAGCGCGGGTCGCACGGCTCCCTCGACGGTCCGCGGGCGACGCTGGGCGAGCCGCACCTCGATCCCGGGTTCTCCGGCCAGGTCGGCAGCGACGTCGTGCGCCGTGAACAGCACCGTCGCGTCGGACGGGCCGCCGGTCCCCTCGGCAGGGTTGGTCAGGTCGTGGCCGACGACGAGGAGGGTGCCGCCCGGTGCGAGCGCGCGCGCCGCGGACCGGACGAGCGCACGTCGGTCGGGAGCGAGCAGGTGGATGTACATCAGCAGGACCGCGTCCTGCGACCCGGCCGCAGGCGTGTACGTCAGCAGGTCGGCGTGGACCCACTCGATGTGCGCGGTCGTTCCAGGAGCGTCGGCACCCTGGACCGCGCGGGCGGTGCGGAGCGCCTCGGCCGAGAAGTCGACAGCCGTCACGTCCCAGCCGAGCCCGGCGAGCCACAGCGCGTGGCGGCCCTCACCCGTGCCGAGGTCGAGCGCGGTGCCGGGCGTGAGGTCACCGAAGGCCTCGACCGCCCACAGGTTGGGCTGCGGCGTCCAGACGCGGCCACCCGCGGCATACCGCGCATCCCAGGCGGCCGCGTCCATGCCGGGAGCGCTCATGCCCGGAGAGCTCATGCCAGGGACAGGAACAGCTTCTCGAGCTTGTCGACGTCGAGCTTGTCCTCGCCGTCCGTCTGCGTGAGGCACTGCCGCATCCCGGTGGCGATGATCGCGAACCCCGCGCGGTCGAGCGCGCGGCTCACCGCGGCGAGCTGCATGACGATGTCCTCGCAGTCGCGGCCCTCCTCGAGCATGCGCTGGACGCCGGCGAGCTGGCCCTGGGCGCGCTTGAGCCGGTTGATGACCTTGCCCATCTCGGTGCGGTCGAGCTCCATGGGAGTTCCTCTTCTCTCGTGCAGGTCAGGTTACCCGCCCGGGTATCGCGCGACCTGGGACGATCACGCCGTGGTCTTCAGGCTGCGCAGCGCTTCGCCGAGTCGAGCTGCCGCGTCGTCGGCCACGGCCGCCAGCGCGGCGTTGCCGGTCATCGTCACCATGACCTGCGGGTCGATCGCGGCGACCTCGGTGCGGCCGTCGGGCAGCGACCGGACGACGACGTTGCACGGCAGCAGCAGGCCGATCTGGTCCTCCGCCTGCAGCGCGCGATAGGCGAGCGGCGGGTTGCACGCGCCGAGGATGACCTGGGCGGCGATGTCGACGTCGAGCTTCGCCTTCAGGGTGGCCGCCATGTCGATCTCGGTCAGGACGCCGAAGCCCTGGGCCTTGAGCGCGTCCTTGACGGCCGCGAGGGTCGGGCCGAAGGGCTCGTCGACCGTGGTGGTGATGCCGTAGCTCATCTGCGGGCCTCTCGTCAGCGGGTGCGGCCAGATTACCCGCGGGGGTATAGCGCGAGGAAGGGGAGACCTATTCCGCCGGCACGAGCACCGCGCACGCGGCGACGAGCCGAGCGCGGAGGGATGTGGCGCGCTCGGCGAAGGCGCGCTGCCGCGCGACGTACTCGGCCTTGCCCTCGGGGGTCTCGATCGCCACGGCGGTCTCGCCGAGCGACGAGACGTCGTACGGCGACGCCTGCATGTCGAGGGTCCGGATGTCGCGAGCGAGCTGGAAGCAGTCGAGCAGGAGGTCGCCCGGCGTGAGCGGGCCCAGCTTCGACGCCCATTTGAACAGGTCCATGTTCGCGTGCAGGCACCCGGGCTGCTCGTGTCCCACCTGGTCGGCGCGCGTGAGCTGGACGCGGTTGCGCGGGACGGCGCCGGGCGTGAAGAAGCGGAACGCGTCGAAGTGCGTGCAGCGCAGCGGGTGCGCCTCGACGACGGCGTCGGTGCCGTCCCGGCCCAGGCGCAGGGGGAGGGTGTGCCGGCGTCGGGCGTCGTCCTGGCGGTAGACCATCGCCCACTCGTGCAGGCCGAGGCAGCCGGTGTGCGCGGGGCGGTCCGCCGTCGCGGTGAGCAGCGAGTGCACGTACCG contains:
- the ybaK gene encoding Cys-tRNA(Pro) deacylase, which produces MSKPHHTPSGTPALVALAAAGVPHTAHVYEHDPSTPVGYGLEAAQVLGIPPEQVYKTLMTTVDGALTVAVVPVTGMLDLKALAQAVGGKKAAMADKSAAERATGYVVGGISPLGQKTAHPTVVDETVWLFDTVFVSGGRRGLDVELPPDDLVRLTGATVADIARG
- a CDS encoding VIT1/CCC1 transporter family protein, with the protein product MTTQTIPDLGPTRMVIDGASATRLNWLRAAVLGANDGIVSIAALVVGVAAASSSLSAIAISGVAGLVAGALSMASGEYVSVSSQRDAERVLVQRAKEGGGSGEHHLTNAWHAAGASLAAFFVGGIIPLVAVLATPAAARVVATFVAVVVALTLTGYVSARLGGAPVARAMARNVVGGGLAMAITYGVGNLVGLAF
- a CDS encoding DEAD/DEAH box helicase, whose translation is MPAPQRPLNLAERIPADPSDPDALYDAFVGWATDQGLALYPHQAESLLELVTGSHVILSTPTGSGKSLVAIAAHFIALAQGRRTYYTAPLKALVSEKFFSLVAAFGSQNVGMMTGDSAVNPGAPIICCTAEILANITLRHGDDADVGQVVMDEFHFYADPQRGWAWQVPLLELTHAQFILMSATLGDVGFFAEDIVRRTGVPVAVIADAERPVPLTFSYAVEPLHELLEELVRTRRSPVYVVHFTQREAVERAQALMSMTLASREQRDQISDELGAFRFGPGFGKTLSRLLRHGIGVHHAGMLPKYRRVVERLTQKGLLQVVCGTDTLGVGINVPIRTVVLTSLVKYDGVRMRHLSAREFHQIAGRAGRAGFDTVGEVIVLAPEHVIENRKLLARAGDDPKKIKKIVRKKAPEGAVNWTDKTFERLRDAPPEPLTSSFSVTHAMVLNVLVRPGDPVAAMTRLLTDNHEPEGARGLHVRQAVAVYRSLRTAGVVERVALPDDGTGHVRRTVHLTVDVPANFALNQPLSPFAFAALDLLNPEDPAYAHDVVSVIEATLDDPRQVLSAQENKARGEAVAAMKADGLEYDERMALLEGVTYPRPLAELLGAAFFTYRRTNPWVADQELSPKSIVREMHEKAMTFAEYVQVYSLDRTEGVLLRYLADAYRALRQTVPEEARTEELSELIEWLGELVRRTDSSLLDEWERLRNPLDETGADAPGGIDDDTPPPITTNPRAFRALVRGALFRRVELAARERYAALGALGDLDTEGAAWDTDRWADALDPYYDDHDEILTGSPARGPGLFQVTERAATWEVRQLLDDPARDHDWRIDAVVDLAASDAAGEVVLRIAAVGAL
- the ppk2 gene encoding polyphosphate kinase 2, with the translated sequence MGKKKSGARQGPQLSDKVYEAELFRLQSELVKVQLWARATGARIVVIFEGRDAAGKGGTIKRITQYLSPRVARIAALPTPTERERGEWYYQRYIAHLPAAGEMVLFDRSWYNRAGVERVMGFCTPQEYTRFMRQTPIFEQMLIDDGILLRKYWFSVSDAEQLRRFRSRLHDPARQWKLSPMDLESINRWEDYSRAKDEMLVHTDVPASPWFIVESDVKKNARLNMMAHLLSTIPYTDVPHEKVVLPDRPPPSSGYVRPPRELTTTVPDHVAMLLGDPERNI
- a CDS encoding class I SAM-dependent methyltransferase is translated as MSAPGMDAAAWDARYAAGGRVWTPQPNLWAVEAFGDLTPGTALDLGTGEGRHALWLAGLGWDVTAVDFSAEALRTARAVQGADAPGTTAHIEWVHADLLTYTPAAGSQDAVLLMYIHLLAPDRRALVRSAARALAPGGTLLVVGHDLTNPAEGTGGPSDATVLFTAHDVAADLAGEPGIEVRLAQRRPRTVEGAVRPALDAVVVAVRTT
- a CDS encoding metal-sensitive transcriptional regulator gives rise to the protein MELDRTEMGKVINRLKRAQGQLAGVQRMLEEGRDCEDIVMQLAAVSRALDRAGFAIIATGMRQCLTQTDGEDKLDVDKLEKLFLSLA
- a CDS encoding DUF302 domain-containing protein, with product MSYGITTTVDEPFGPTLAAVKDALKAQGFGVLTEIDMAATLKAKLDVDIAAQVILGACNPPLAYRALQAEDQIGLLLPCNVVVRSLPDGRTEVAAIDPQVMVTMTGNAALAAVADDAAARLGEALRSLKTTA
- a CDS encoding 3-methyladenine DNA glycosylase; the protein is MNLVVPAAAWLPLAEAHAARADALTAAHRARKAARERHPIDDFLYDYYGTKPSLLRRWHPGAGVALGPTPDGPAEHAEWRWYTTDDDGTVVLDVQELLADRGDTVRYVHSLLTATADRPAHTGCLGLHEWAMVYRQDDARRRHTLPLRLGRDGTDAVVEAHPLRCTHFDAFRFFTPGAVPRNRVQLTRADQVGHEQPGCLHANMDLFKWASKLGPLTPGDLLLDCFQLARDIRTLDMQASPYDVSSLGETAVAIETPEGKAEYVARQRAFAERATSLRARLVAACAVLVPAE